In a genomic window of Arthrobacter woluwensis:
- a CDS encoding GNAT family N-acetyltransferase, giving the protein MDIRKATDEDWPAIYEFYRDIMAEGFTYAFPAGQTLDEARPWWMETEPGQTVVAVEDGTIIGSAKMGPNRPGRGSHIATASFLVNPRYRNRGTGRRLGEHVIEWARAEGYHGIQFNAVVAANRPAVHLWQSLGFEIIGTVPEAFDHPVDGLVGLHVMFRRV; this is encoded by the coding sequence ATGGACATCAGGAAAGCCACCGACGAGGACTGGCCCGCGATTTACGAGTTCTATCGCGACATCATGGCGGAGGGATTCACGTATGCCTTCCCCGCCGGACAGACGCTCGACGAAGCGCGTCCCTGGTGGATGGAGACCGAACCTGGGCAGACCGTCGTCGCCGTTGAGGACGGCACCATCATCGGGTCAGCCAAGATGGGCCCCAACAGGCCCGGTCGAGGCAGCCACATCGCCACCGCATCGTTCCTGGTCAACCCCCGATACCGCAATCGTGGGACAGGCCGGCGCCTCGGCGAACACGTCATCGAGTGGGCCCGTGCCGAGGGCTACCACGGCATCCAGTTCAATGCGGTCGTCGCCGCCAACCGGCCGGCCGTGCATCTGTGGCAGTCTCTCGGGTTCGAGATCATCGGAACAGTCCCGGAGGCCTTCGATCACCCTGTCGACGGCCTGGTCGGCCTGCATGTGATGTTTCGGCGCGTCTGA
- a CDS encoding aldehyde dehydrogenase family protein translates to MATPWCGSLPAPCPCSPCAWQRLSTRRGLPDGVLNLVLGSGALGDVLVDHPEVDGLSFTGSTGVGRALAGRAAARGVPVQAEMGGKNAAIVLADADLDLALEQVLLGAFRSSGQKCTATSRLIVEESIADAFLERLTARVGALRLGDPLNDDVDLGPVITAQARDSIQHSVRQAIADGARLLVGGPEAPVPTAGHFVAPTVLEITGEAPVWREELFGPVLTVRRAADPAEAFALANDSEFGLSAALFTQDLTLALEGLETLDVGVLHVNSESAGADPHVPFGGAKKSGYGPKEQGQAAREFFTHTTTVYLRGGQARP, encoded by the coding sequence ATGGCAACACCGTGGTGTGGAAGCCTGCCAGCACCGTGCCCTTGCTCGCCGTGCGCCTGGCAGAGGCTCTCGACCAGGCGGGGGCTTCCCGACGGGGTACTCAACCTGGTCCTCGGATCCGGAGCGCTCGGCGACGTCCTGGTCGACCACCCGGAGGTGGACGGCCTCAGCTTCACCGGCTCGACCGGGGTGGGCCGAGCCCTGGCGGGACGCGCCGCCGCGCGTGGTGTCCCGGTCCAGGCAGAGATGGGCGGCAAAAACGCCGCGATCGTCCTCGCGGACGCCGATCTGGACCTCGCACTGGAACAGGTCCTGCTGGGCGCCTTCCGATCGAGTGGCCAGAAATGCACCGCCACCTCCCGGCTCATCGTCGAAGAATCCATCGCGGACGCCTTCCTGGAGCGGCTCACCGCCCGTGTCGGCGCGCTGCGCCTCGGCGATCCTCTGAACGACGACGTCGACCTCGGCCCGGTCATCACCGCTCAGGCTCGCGACTCCATCCAGCACTCCGTCCGGCAGGCGATCGCCGACGGTGCCCGCCTCCTGGTGGGAGGACCCGAAGCTCCGGTGCCCACCGCAGGGCACTTCGTGGCGCCCACGGTCCTGGAAATCACCGGCGAGGCGCCCGTATGGCGGGAGGAGCTCTTCGGACCGGTCCTCACCGTGCGACGGGCAGCGGACCCGGCGGAGGCCTTCGCCTTGGCCAATGACTCGGAGTTCGGCCTGTCGGCGGCCCTGTTCACGCAGGACCTCACCCTCGCACTGGAAGGATTGGAGACCCTCGACGTCGGCGTGCTGCATGTGAACTCCGAATCTGCCGGTGCCGACCCCCATGTGCCCTTCGGAGGGGCCAAGAAGAGCGGGTACGGACCGAAGGAGCAGGGGCAGGCCGCGCGCGAGTTCTTCACCCACACCACCACGGTCTACCTGCGAGGTGGGCAAGCGCGCCCCTGA
- a CDS encoding acyl-CoA dehydrogenase family protein, with protein sequence MTAVTPHGETMSIYDLVDIDSLYSPAELAFRDTVREFVDRRIRPGIARWYEDAVFPTEIIPEMAELGLLGMHLQGYGCPGRTAVEYGLAALELEAGDSGLRTFVSVQGSLAMSAIHKHGSEEQKNEYLPRMAAGEIIGCFGLTEPTAGSDPGSMKTFARQEGEEWVINGSKRWIGLATLAQIAIIWAMTDDGVRGFIVPTDTPGFTATPIQPKLSMRASVQCDLELNEVRLPATALLPGAKGLRGPFECLNEARYGIAWGAMGAARDSYLAALEYSQQRLQFDRPLAGYQLTQEKLVNMALEINKGLLLATQLGRLKDAGKLAPHQISVGKLNNCREAIKICREARTILGGNGITLDYSPLRHANNLESVRTYEGTDEVHTLVLGNHITGVPAFR encoded by the coding sequence ATGACCGCCGTCACACCCCACGGAGAGACCATGAGCATCTACGACCTCGTCGACATCGATTCCCTCTACTCCCCCGCCGAGCTGGCCTTCCGGGACACCGTCCGGGAGTTCGTGGATCGGCGCATCCGTCCCGGCATCGCTCGCTGGTACGAGGATGCCGTGTTCCCCACGGAGATCATCCCGGAGATGGCTGAGCTGGGTCTGCTCGGCATGCACCTGCAGGGCTACGGCTGCCCGGGCCGGACCGCGGTCGAGTACGGTCTCGCCGCGCTCGAACTGGAAGCCGGAGACTCGGGTCTGCGCACGTTCGTGAGCGTCCAGGGCTCCCTCGCCATGAGCGCCATCCACAAGCACGGCAGCGAGGAGCAGAAGAACGAGTACCTCCCTCGCATGGCAGCCGGCGAGATCATCGGCTGTTTCGGTCTGACCGAGCCGACCGCCGGCTCCGACCCGGGGAGCATGAAGACCTTCGCCCGCCAGGAAGGCGAGGAATGGGTGATCAACGGCTCCAAGCGCTGGATCGGCCTGGCCACCCTCGCACAGATCGCGATCATCTGGGCCATGACCGACGACGGCGTCCGTGGCTTCATCGTGCCCACCGACACCCCGGGTTTCACCGCCACCCCTATCCAGCCGAAGCTGTCCATGCGTGCCTCGGTCCAGTGCGACCTGGAGCTGAACGAGGTCCGGCTCCCCGCCACGGCACTGCTGCCCGGCGCCAAGGGCCTGCGGGGCCCGTTCGAGTGCCTCAACGAGGCCCGCTACGGGATCGCCTGGGGTGCGATGGGCGCCGCCCGGGACAGCTACCTCGCGGCGCTGGAGTACTCCCAGCAGCGCCTCCAGTTCGACCGCCCCCTGGCCGGCTACCAGCTGACACAGGAGAAGCTGGTCAACATGGCACTGGAGATCAACAAGGGCCTTCTCCTGGCCACTCAGCTGGGCCGCCTGAAGGACGCCGGCAAACTGGCGCCGCACCAGATCTCCGTGGGCAAGCTGAACAACTGCCGCGAGGCCATCAAGATCTGCCGCGAAGCCCGCACCATCCTGGGCGGCAACGGAATCACCCTGGACTACTCGCCGCTGCGGCACGCCAACAACCTGGAATCGGTCCGCACCTATGAAGGCACGGACGAGGTCCACACCCTGGTCCTCGGCAACCACATCACCGGCGTCCCGGCCTTCCGCTGA
- a CDS encoding PucR family transcriptional regulator: MISLAHVQTTLGARLTTLDGRPPAARTVSGVHISELDDPTPYLEGGELLLTTGIPFRGPAHRTHEYVARLARHGVSALGLGLGAGLNEVPGTLVEACRDHGVELLIVPDGVPFMDVSRVYWDLVARLGQSDLVASLGTQTALARAAARPDALASVVRALAQALGGWAAYLPAEEAPSTVWPDSTRPLLPQLKQETARLNLRGLRSAATFQVHGADVVAHPVLVGQRIAGVLAIGAGRTLTRADRQVIQTVCVLLSLKAQQDEEADRRTSLLHAAVARLLIGGHLEAARLLAGDIGVALPAGRIRVLLLDGLPEGATDRELAAVLGTLDGGLSIEAGALRLRCTEGEVEICLLDDDAARHPADRSPGERPGVVVRAVLSAPLTPAQVPGRLEPLREVLTQAAPGALTRPPVSPLDPRAAGWVETLRAQERGDLLATVQCYLRNRGQWEPAARELGIHRNSLRHRIGIAQRLLQAELDDPDVAANLWLALRAS, translated from the coding sequence ATGATCAGCCTGGCCCACGTGCAGACCACTCTGGGCGCGCGCCTGACCACCCTCGATGGCAGGCCGCCGGCGGCACGCACCGTCTCCGGCGTGCACATCTCGGAACTCGACGATCCCACGCCGTATCTCGAAGGCGGGGAACTGCTGCTGACCACCGGCATCCCGTTCCGCGGACCGGCTCACCGGACGCACGAGTACGTGGCACGGCTCGCGCGCCACGGAGTCTCCGCTCTCGGCCTGGGACTCGGGGCGGGTCTCAATGAGGTTCCGGGGACGCTCGTCGAAGCCTGCCGAGACCACGGGGTGGAGCTCCTGATCGTCCCGGATGGCGTGCCGTTCATGGATGTCTCCCGCGTGTACTGGGACCTCGTGGCGCGCCTCGGCCAGTCCGATCTGGTGGCGAGCCTGGGCACACAGACCGCTCTGGCACGCGCCGCCGCCCGACCGGACGCCCTCGCGTCCGTGGTCCGCGCGCTGGCGCAGGCGCTCGGCGGCTGGGCCGCCTATCTACCGGCGGAGGAGGCACCATCCACCGTCTGGCCCGACAGCACGCGGCCTCTCCTGCCGCAGCTGAAGCAGGAGACGGCGCGGCTGAACCTGCGAGGACTCCGGTCCGCTGCCACCTTCCAGGTGCACGGCGCCGACGTGGTGGCACACCCGGTCCTCGTCGGCCAGCGGATCGCGGGCGTGCTGGCCATCGGAGCGGGCCGCACGCTGACCCGTGCCGACCGACAGGTCATCCAGACGGTCTGCGTGCTGCTCTCCCTCAAGGCACAGCAGGACGAGGAGGCGGACCGTCGCACGAGTCTGCTCCATGCGGCGGTGGCCCGCCTGCTCATCGGAGGCCATCTCGAGGCCGCCCGGCTCCTGGCGGGGGATATCGGGGTCGCCCTGCCTGCGGGCCGGATCCGCGTGCTCCTCCTGGACGGTCTGCCGGAGGGTGCGACGGACCGGGAACTTGCTGCCGTGCTTGGGACGCTGGACGGCGGACTGTCGATCGAGGCGGGAGCGCTGCGGCTGCGCTGCACGGAAGGCGAGGTGGAGATCTGCCTGCTCGACGACGACGCCGCGCGGCACCCGGCCGACCGGTCGCCGGGGGAGAGGCCCGGCGTCGTCGTGCGGGCGGTGCTGAGCGCGCCGCTTACGCCGGCTCAGGTGCCCGGACGGCTCGAACCGCTCCGGGAGGTTCTGACGCAGGCCGCTCCCGGAGCGCTGACCCGGCCCCCGGTGAGTCCGCTCGACCCTCGTGCCGCGGGGTGGGTCGAGACGCTGCGTGCCCAGGAGCGGGGCGATCTGCTCGCCACGGTCCAGTGCTATCTCCGGAACCGCGGCCAGTGGGAGCCGGCGGCGCGGGAACTGGGCATCCACCGGAACTCCCTGCGGCACCGTATCGGGATCGCGCAGCGGCTCCTGCAGGCAGAGCTGGATGACCCGGACGTGGCGGCGAATCTCTGGCTTGCGCTCAGAGCCTCCTGA
- a CDS encoding CaiB/BaiF CoA transferase family protein, which translates to MTEQTGSLPLDGLLVADFSRVLAGPLATMTLADLGATVIKVERPGTGDDTRSWGPPFSATGSTYFESVNRNKQSLCLDLGDAGDLRLARELARRADVLVENFKPGGMARLGLGYEELSAENPGLIYASISGFGSAGGAGLMGYDFVVQALGGLMSITGEQDGPAMKAGVALVDVLTAKDATLGILAALTARHRDGRGAHLEVNLLSSLQGALANQAQAYLGAGVVPGRMGNDHPSIAPYQLLNCADGPLAVACGNDTQFARLASLLGLDALAADDRFATNSSRVAHRQELTRHLEAALATDTAAGWQQSFTAAGIPAGRVSGIDEGISYAEELGLHPTIEVQDASGATVGRQVRHPITWTPAFPAPTQAPPRLGEHSEQLREWLGSGTAQDA; encoded by the coding sequence ATGACTGAACAGACCGGATCACTGCCGCTGGACGGCCTGCTCGTGGCCGACTTCTCCCGCGTCCTGGCCGGCCCCCTGGCCACCATGACCCTCGCCGATCTGGGCGCCACCGTCATCAAGGTCGAACGCCCCGGCACCGGGGACGACACCCGCAGCTGGGGACCCCCCTTCTCCGCTACCGGTTCCACCTATTTCGAGAGCGTGAACCGGAACAAGCAATCCCTCTGCCTTGACCTGGGCGACGCCGGCGACCTGCGGCTCGCCCGCGAGCTGGCCCGCCGCGCCGATGTGCTGGTGGAGAATTTCAAGCCGGGCGGCATGGCCCGGCTCGGGCTCGGATACGAAGAACTCTCCGCAGAGAATCCCGGCCTCATCTACGCCTCCATCTCAGGATTCGGCAGCGCGGGCGGCGCAGGACTCATGGGCTATGACTTCGTCGTCCAGGCCCTCGGCGGCCTCATGAGCATCACGGGCGAGCAGGACGGCCCGGCCATGAAGGCGGGTGTCGCGCTCGTGGACGTTTTGACGGCGAAGGACGCGACCCTGGGCATCCTGGCGGCTCTCACCGCACGGCACCGTGACGGCCGCGGCGCTCACCTCGAGGTGAACCTGCTGTCCAGCCTCCAGGGCGCGCTCGCCAATCAGGCCCAGGCGTATCTCGGCGCCGGCGTGGTCCCCGGGCGGATGGGGAACGATCACCCGTCCATCGCTCCGTACCAGCTCCTGAACTGCGCCGACGGCCCGCTCGCGGTGGCGTGCGGCAACGACACGCAGTTCGCCCGGCTCGCCTCACTGCTCGGGCTGGACGCTCTGGCCGCGGATGACCGCTTCGCCACCAACTCGTCCCGGGTGGCCCACCGGCAGGAACTCACCCGGCACTTGGAAGCCGCTCTGGCCACGGACACCGCGGCCGGCTGGCAACAGTCCTTCACCGCGGCGGGCATCCCCGCGGGACGGGTGTCCGGGATCGACGAGGGGATCTCCTACGCCGAAGAACTGGGACTCCACCCCACCATCGAGGTCCAGGACGCGTCAGGCGCCACCGTGGGACGGCAGGTCCGGCACCCGATCACCTGGACCCCGGCCTTCCCCGCACCCACCCAGGCGCCGCCGCGGCTGGGCGAGCATTCGGAGCAGTTGCGGGAGTGGCTGGGATCCGGGACGGCCCAGGACGCCTGA
- a CDS encoding APC family permease encodes MSQNTPRLRRTLGLWSIVGLGVGYMTLTTVFDTFGIVSEETNGVVPTAYLVALIALLFTAISYGRMTRVFPSSGSAFTYTSETIHPNVGFLVGWTSLMDYLLLPLVNALIVRTYLTSLFPDVPEWIWVVLYVAMITLLNLWSMTSTSRINGLLVVFSTVLIVVFLVLAWNALQNGAGTGTPFTTQPFFHDGVDTSSVIAGATVVCFSFIGFDAITMYSEEAKDANTVPRAIVIALLIGGLVFFVAAWFSQATFPTVEGFENTDESLLPQMALKVGGQFFQILFTAASFAAAVASSLSSHASVSRMIYVMGRNGKGAVSRFFSFIHPKTHTPFNAILFVGAVSLLAIPLSLDFVASMINFGALIAFTFVNVTVVVYFVFIKKDRKGSKAILRNMVLPVIGMILTGVLWYFLSDEARLYGAIWLGAGFLVLLVITRVFRRPLSVRMEDEEIAEVTGEELGRAAR; translated from the coding sequence ATGTCCCAGAACACTCCTCGCCTCAGGCGAACGCTCGGCCTCTGGTCAATCGTCGGCCTCGGCGTCGGCTACATGACGCTCACCACGGTCTTCGACACCTTCGGGATCGTGTCCGAAGAGACCAACGGCGTCGTGCCGACCGCCTATCTGGTCGCCCTCATCGCCCTGCTCTTCACGGCCATCAGCTATGGCCGCATGACGCGGGTCTTCCCTTCCTCCGGTTCCGCGTTCACCTATACCTCGGAGACCATCCACCCGAATGTCGGGTTCCTGGTCGGCTGGACGTCCCTCATGGACTACCTGCTCCTGCCCCTGGTGAACGCGCTGATCGTCCGGACGTACCTGACCTCCCTCTTCCCGGATGTGCCGGAATGGATCTGGGTGGTGCTGTACGTCGCCATGATCACCCTGCTGAACCTCTGGAGCATGACCAGCACCTCCCGCATCAACGGCCTTCTGGTGGTGTTCTCCACGGTGCTGATCGTGGTGTTCCTGGTGCTGGCCTGGAATGCTCTGCAGAACGGCGCGGGCACCGGCACCCCGTTCACGACGCAACCGTTCTTCCACGACGGCGTGGACACGAGTTCCGTGATCGCCGGTGCCACCGTGGTGTGCTTCTCCTTCATCGGCTTCGACGCCATCACGATGTACTCCGAAGAGGCCAAGGACGCCAACACGGTGCCACGGGCCATCGTGATCGCGCTGCTCATCGGTGGCCTGGTGTTCTTCGTGGCCGCCTGGTTCAGCCAGGCGACGTTCCCCACGGTGGAAGGATTCGAGAACACCGATGAGTCGCTCCTGCCCCAGATGGCGCTGAAGGTGGGCGGTCAGTTCTTCCAGATCCTCTTCACCGCCGCATCGTTCGCAGCCGCCGTCGCGTCCAGCCTGTCCTCCCACGCCTCCGTGTCCCGCATGATCTATGTGATGGGCCGTAACGGCAAGGGTGCGGTGTCCCGCTTCTTCTCCTTCATCCACCCGAAGACGCACACGCCGTTCAACGCCATCCTGTTCGTCGGCGCCGTGTCGCTGCTGGCCATCCCGCTGTCCCTGGACTTCGTGGCCTCCATGATCAACTTCGGCGCCCTGATCGCGTTCACGTTCGTGAACGTGACGGTGGTGGTGTACTTCGTGTTCATCAAGAAGGACCGGAAGGGGTCGAAGGCGATTCTCCGCAACATGGTCCTCCCGGTCATCGGCATGATCCTGACCGGTGTGCTCTGGTACTTCCTGTCCGACGAGGCGCGGTTGTACGGCGCCATCTGGCTCGGCGCGGGCTTCCTGGTCCTTCTGGTCATCACGCGGGTATTCCGTCGTCCGCTCAGTGTCCGCATGGAGGACGAGGAGATCGCCGAAGTCACGGGTGAGGAGCTCGGTCGGGCGGCTCGCTGA
- a CDS encoding HAD-IIA family hydrolase, whose product MTLPSSPVLIDRFDAILSDLDGVVYAGPSAIPGAVEALSGLADRGVGLAYVTNNASRSPERVAEHLRELGAPATAEQVVTSPQAAARLLAERLAPGSRVLITGSTALAAEVSAAGLEPVWKATDDPHAVVQGFDPGLGWKDLAEASYAVATGILWVATNTDLSIPQARGIAPGNGTLVAAVQAATGVTPVVAGKPEVPLFHAAAARLSSSRPAVVGDRLDTDILGGNRAGFATIQVLTGVNTARDALNALTLERPTHLIAELGALYRPYPETVHDDGARRVGEASAVVEGDRVVVTAEEDSLDGWRAACAAWWSAVPETETATAPEVVWRNR is encoded by the coding sequence ATGACCCTGCCGAGTTCCCCCGTGCTGATCGACCGCTTTGACGCGATCCTCTCGGACCTGGATGGTGTGGTGTACGCCGGACCGTCCGCGATTCCGGGCGCCGTGGAAGCGCTGTCCGGTCTCGCGGATCGGGGAGTGGGGCTGGCGTATGTGACCAACAACGCCTCCCGCTCCCCGGAGCGGGTCGCTGAGCACCTGCGGGAGCTCGGCGCTCCGGCCACGGCGGAACAGGTCGTCACCTCTCCGCAGGCGGCCGCGAGGCTCCTGGCGGAACGTCTGGCGCCGGGCTCCCGGGTCCTCATCACGGGCAGCACGGCGCTCGCCGCGGAGGTCTCGGCCGCGGGTCTCGAACCGGTCTGGAAGGCCACGGATGACCCTCACGCCGTGGTCCAGGGCTTCGACCCCGGGCTCGGCTGGAAGGACCTCGCCGAGGCCTCCTACGCCGTCGCCACGGGGATCCTCTGGGTCGCGACCAACACGGACCTTTCCATCCCGCAGGCCCGCGGCATCGCTCCCGGAAACGGAACCCTGGTCGCCGCCGTGCAGGCCGCGACAGGAGTGACGCCGGTCGTGGCGGGCAAGCCGGAGGTCCCGCTGTTCCACGCGGCCGCAGCCCGGCTGTCGTCCTCGCGGCCCGCCGTCGTCGGCGACCGACTCGACACGGACATCCTGGGCGGCAACCGCGCCGGCTTCGCCACGATCCAGGTGCTGACCGGGGTCAACACGGCGCGGGACGCGCTGAACGCGCTCACCCTGGAGCGTCCCACCCACTTGATCGCGGAGCTGGGCGCGCTGTACCGCCCCTATCCCGAGACGGTGCACGACGACGGCGCGCGGCGCGTCGGCGAGGCGTCCGCCGTCGTGGAGGGGGACCGGGTGGTCGTCACTGCGGAGGAGGACTCGCTGGACGGTTGGCGTGCCGCTTGTGCCGCCTGGTGGTCCGCCGTGCCCGAGACGGAGACCGCCACGGCCCCCGAGGTGGTCTGGCGGAATCGCTGA
- a CDS encoding TlyA family RNA methyltransferase has translation MTRLDQELTRRGLARSRTEAARLIAAGLVSSAGQLLRKASVSVTEETELLVAESGITEFVSRAGHKLRGALDAFPEVSATGKRCLDAGASTGGFTDVLLRAGAREVAAVDVGHDQLVEELRQDPRVHVFEGMNVRYLQAADIGGEASLTVADLSFISLTLVMKPLAACTSPGGELVLMVKPQFEVGRERLSRTGVVNSTEQRCEAVGRVAQSAVDAGLVLRGLAESPLPGQDGNHEYFLWLARPDRPDAVPAGSDVPKIVPGDVTDPARPGITVAELLTTIWPAHQAGPKH, from the coding sequence ATGACCCGTCTCGACCAGGAACTCACACGCCGCGGGCTCGCGCGCTCCCGCACCGAGGCGGCGCGGCTCATCGCGGCGGGACTCGTCAGCAGCGCCGGGCAGTTGCTCCGCAAAGCGTCCGTGAGCGTGACGGAGGAGACGGAGCTGCTGGTCGCGGAGAGCGGCATCACGGAATTCGTCTCCCGTGCGGGCCACAAGCTGCGAGGCGCCCTGGATGCCTTCCCTGAGGTCTCGGCCACCGGCAAGAGGTGCCTGGACGCCGGCGCCTCGACCGGCGGGTTCACGGACGTCCTCCTCCGGGCGGGCGCCCGGGAGGTGGCCGCCGTCGACGTCGGACATGATCAGTTGGTCGAGGAACTGCGGCAGGATCCGCGGGTTCACGTCTTCGAGGGCATGAACGTGCGGTATCTCCAGGCCGCCGACATCGGGGGAGAGGCCTCCCTGACCGTCGCCGATCTGTCCTTCATCTCCCTGACCCTCGTCATGAAGCCCCTCGCCGCATGCACCTCGCCGGGCGGTGAACTGGTGCTCATGGTCAAGCCGCAGTTCGAGGTGGGCCGGGAGCGTCTGTCCCGCACGGGCGTGGTGAACAGCACGGAACAGCGCTGCGAAGCCGTGGGCCGGGTGGCGCAGAGCGCCGTCGACGCCGGGCTGGTGCTCCGAGGGCTGGCCGAAAGCCCCCTGCCGGGTCAGGACGGGAACCACGAGTATTTCCTGTGGCTGGCGCGCCCGGACCGACCGGATGCTGTGCCTGCCGGAAGCGACGTGCCTAAGATCGTCCCAGGTGATGTCACCGATCCGGCGAGGCCCGGAATCACGGTGGCGGAACTCCTCACGACCATCTGGCCGGCGCACCAGGCCGGGCCGAAACACTAG
- a CDS encoding NAD kinase, producing the protein MSRRILVFAHTGREESLKAAREACLELTSSGLIPVMNPAERQDMEDYFGDRDTPTEILGQDCDLDGIELGMVLGGDGTILRAAEMVREINIPLLGVNLGHVGFLAESERADLKDTVRWIARKDYVVEERMTIDVQVWVKGRRIWHTWALNEVSLEKGNRERMLEVVMEVDERPLTSFGCDGVVMATPTGSTAYAFSAGGPVVWPEVEALLMVPISAHALFAKPLVVSPRSRLAVEVLTRTDAHGVIWCDGRRSLDLPPGSRIEVTRSDTPVRLARTHQTPFSARLVSKFELPTSGWRGPMHQVHSAPTGQVPMVDQSVLDRPVPGGQDEPQNSTPVPSPKHL; encoded by the coding sequence ATGAGCCGGCGGATCCTCGTCTTCGCCCACACGGGACGCGAAGAGTCCCTGAAGGCTGCCCGCGAAGCGTGCCTGGAGCTGACGTCGAGCGGCCTGATCCCGGTCATGAATCCTGCGGAGCGTCAGGACATGGAGGATTACTTCGGAGACCGTGACACGCCCACGGAGATCCTGGGGCAGGACTGCGATCTGGACGGGATCGAGCTCGGCATGGTCCTGGGCGGTGACGGCACCATCCTGCGCGCCGCCGAGATGGTGCGGGAGATCAACATCCCGTTGCTCGGCGTCAACCTGGGCCACGTGGGCTTCCTGGCGGAAAGCGAGCGGGCGGACCTGAAGGACACCGTCCGGTGGATCGCGCGCAAGGACTACGTGGTCGAGGAACGGATGACCATCGACGTGCAGGTCTGGGTCAAAGGCCGGCGTATCTGGCACACCTGGGCGCTGAACGAGGTGTCGCTGGAGAAGGGCAACCGGGAGCGGATGCTCGAAGTCGTGATGGAGGTGGATGAGCGTCCGCTGACCTCCTTCGGCTGTGACGGCGTCGTCATGGCGACCCCCACGGGCTCCACGGCCTACGCGTTCTCCGCGGGCGGCCCGGTGGTCTGGCCCGAGGTGGAGGCGCTCCTCATGGTTCCCATCAGCGCACACGCGCTCTTCGCGAAGCCCCTCGTGGTGTCACCGCGGTCGCGTCTGGCGGTGGAGGTGCTGACCCGCACCGACGCCCATGGCGTCATCTGGTGCGACGGCCGGCGATCACTCGACCTGCCGCCCGGGTCCCGGATCGAGGTCACCCGTTCGGACACGCCCGTCCGTCTGGCGCGCACGCACCAGACCCCGTTCTCCGCACGACTGGTGAGCAAGTTCGAACTGCCCACCAGCGGTTGGCGCGGCCCTATGCACCAGGTCCACTCGGCGCCCACGGGACAGGTGCCGATGGTCGATCAGTCCGTCCTCGACCGTCCCGTCCCCGGTGGACAGGACGAACCACAGAACAGCACCCCGGTGCCCAGCCCGAAACACCTGTGA